The Rhodothermales bacterium genome contains the following window.
CTTTTACTTTTCGTTCTGATGGTCCTGGCGACCATCTTTGGCCTGGGAGGCCTCACGCTTGCAGCGCTGAAATTTGTCAAGACTGCGTTCATCATCTTCATGGTCCTGACGGCCATTACGCTTCTGTTTGAGCGTGCGGTGCCCGCGGAGAGCCACCGCTACGATTTTGAGTAAGGCAGCTTTGAGTAAGGCAGCGAAGAGCTGCGATGTCAGCCCCGGCGGATCCGCTCCGCCGGGGCTTTTCTGTAGGATCACCTGACACGGCTGTAGGACCCGCCTGACAACCGGAAGGGCCAACGTCCTAAGGCAGTAGGGACGGCCTGCCTACAGACCAACTGACGGGGTGCCCGTATACTTGAATCGCGGGTCGGCAATACGGCTTCGCGCTATTGATTGACTGACCGCAGCAGGTCCACAACCCATGATTCAGACAGCGACTCTACTATTTGTATTGACTGTTCTCGCCGCTGTCTTTGGCCTCGCAGGGCTGGGCGGCATGGACGCCGCTCTTGCCAAGCTGGCTTTCGTGGTCATCCTGCTTCTGGCGGTCGTGTCGCTGCTTCGCAGCCGACGCGCCATGCCGGTCACCTAGTAGTACACAAGAAGTCGAAGAAGGTAGAGATCGAACCCGCGTTCTAAGTTTCGTCGCGGGGATGGTGCATCGCCTGGCGGACCCGAGTCAAACTCTGGTCCGCCAGGCGTTTTCTTGGCCGGACCGAGAGTGTGTAGGAGATCACCTACGACGGACAGGGATCCAGTCCTAACTGCCTTTGCTGGATGGACTTACAGACTTTGTCTTCTGGCAGTGGTAGAATGGTAGTGCGTTCGGGATAGAGCGCGCCAGAGTTCAACAATCAAGTTTGGAGGACCCATTATTATGCTTAGGGCAGCCCTAGTTCTTTTTGTGATCGCCATCATTGCCGCATTGCTCGGCTTCGGCGGCATCGCAGGTGCCGCAACCGGAATTGCGAAGATTGCTTTCTTCGTCTTCCTCGTGCTGGCCATTATCTCGCTCGTGACAGGAAGAAGCGTCACAGCGTAGCGTAACGCGCCAGCTAACAGCTGCTGCCCTGGCGGATCGGGAATCACACCACCCGGTCCGCCAGGGCTTTTTTTGTGGGTACGGGTGCGGTGCCTAACGCAGTCTGGCCAGGTCTGCTTCTGCTGCGATGTACCCGAAGGCGGGCCAGAAGCCGGTGTCCAGCACGCCTGCGAACGTGGTCAGAGCGCGGGCCGTATCGCCCTCTACCAGGTAGTAATTCCCCACGCCGTAGCCCTGAGTGGCCATTTCGAGCGCGGCCCCATCGCCCAGGAGGCTGTCCGGCTCCATCATTCCGCGATACATGAGGATGCGCCGGTGGTAGCTGTGGTTCTCGAGGATTTCGAGTTCCGGCGTCACAAAGGAGACCGCCGCGTCCGCAAGCGTCTCCATGCCCTGTCGCCGGTAAGCCATGTAGAGCCAATCCGCGGCGGCGACCCGCATGTCATTGTTGGCGGCCAGGTCGAAGCAGGTCTTCATCGCCGCTGCGGCCGCGTCGAATTCGCCTTTGTAGTAGTGAGCCAGTGCGAGGTGATACCAGATGTTGGTCTGCAGCGTGGACGTGGGAATGCCGGCAGCATTGGGCTGGCCGTCCGGTTCGACCTCGTCCGGTTGCCCGTCGGTCAATGCCGCAGCGCGTTCGAAATCGGCGATGGCGTTGTCGAACTCGCGCACTGACAGATAGCGGTGCCCCCGGTGCCGCAGCAGGTGCGGGGAGTCCGGGTGCTTGTCGAGTCCTTCGGTGTAGGTGGCAATGGCGTCCCGGTAGCGTCCCATGTAGGCCATGCGGCGTCCTACCCAGACGTAGGAGTCGACTTCATCGGGAGCGGCGTCAAAATTAGCCTGTGCCTCCTCCAGTTGCGCGGTCTGGCGGGCCACCGTGGCGGAGTCGCCCGGGACCGGGAAGAGCGCATCGCCCAGGAGAGAGGTCGCTTCCGGCTCCGGGGTATCGAGCGGAGCCTCTGAGTCTGTGGATTCAGCGCAGCCCATCAGAAGGAGGGCAGTTGCGAGCAGGAGATGTTTCATGGTCAGTATCCGAGGGCGATGCCGCCCAGTAAGATGGCACCCTGGCCGACGGCCTCGCCCTGGGTTCGCACGTTGATTTCAGCTCCGAGGCCCAGACTGAAGTCCAGGTCTGCCTTTCCCAGCGACAGGGTCCAGCCGGCCCTGGCCGTGGGCTGGGCTACGGTGACTTTGGACTCACCGACGCGCCCATCGTCAATCCAGTCGATGGTCAACTGCCAGACATCCATACGCAGGCCTACCCACGGCCCGGATCGTCTGCCCTGCAGGTACCGGTGACCAGCCACGCCGAGACCGAAGCCGGCACCCCGTTCATCGTCATGTTCGCCCCAGTCGCGCCGGCTGGTCGCGTTCATTCCGGCGTGGATGTGGACCCGGGAAGAGTCTGCCGTGTCGAGGGAGTAGCGGGCGGTCACGATCACGCCGGCCGGGTAGGCTTCAAAGGACGGGCCTACCTGCTGCGCGGAGACGGGTAGCGCCAGAAGCAGGCAGAGGGGGAGCAGTCGCATGGAAGCAGTATACGTCGCGCATCTTCTCCCCATCTTGCGATTGCGCCTGCAACGAGTAAGACTGGGGACCGCATACTACCCTCAACCCCCATCCCGAGGAGGTCAGCATGGCACATCCCTGGCACGACATCCCCATCGGCCCCGAGGCGCCGGAATGGATTCAAGCGGTGGTGGAGATCCCGAAAGGCTCCAAGGTCAAGTATGAGCTCGATAAGGAGACCGGGCTGCTGCGGGTGGACCGCATGCTGTATTCGTCCGTGATCTACCCGGCCAACTACGGATTCATTCCGCAGACGCTGGGCGACGACAACGATCCGCTGGACATCCTGGTGCTCATGCAGGAACCGGTGGTGCCGCTATCGACCCTGCGGGCGCGGCCCATCGGCCTGATGAACATGCATGATCAGGGCGAGGGCGACGAGAAGATCATCAGCGTTCACCTGGATGACCCGGCGTTCAACGGGTACTACCACATCTGGGAGCTGCAGGAGCACCATCTGAAGGAATTGCGGCGCTTCTTCCTGGACTACAAGGTGCTCGAGGAGAAGGAGGTGGTGGTCGAGGACTTTCTGGGACCGGACAAGGCACGGGCCGTTATCCAGGACGGCATGGCGCGATACCGTCAGACAATCCGGGACTGACGGGCGATGGGAACTGAGGCCCGCGGGCCCTCTAGTCGATGTCCACCGGCCGCGGGGCTCGCACGAACAGCACCTCGGTGAGCTCGGGGTGGTTCTCGAATACCGCGGCTCTTCGTTCTTTCAGCCCCTCAAGATCGAATCCGAAGATGGTGAGGCAGGCCTCTCCGGACCGGCGGATCACCTCATCGCGATACTCCTCCACCGAGTCCAGCGCCAGGTACTGGATGTTCTTTTCGGAGACGGGCAGCCTTCCGGTCTCCACGGACGAGTCCATTTTACTCTTCTCCAGCCCCACACGACCCGGAGGCAGGGCTACGAACACGCGGATTTCAGCGTCTGCCCACTCGGGGTGGCCGACCAGGATATAGGCCAGCAGGATCATCATGTTGGCGTTGGTCGCGTCGTTCCACGTGATCCAGACGTGGATGGACTTGCGGTCGCCGAAGAAATTGTCGCCGTGCCGCAGGACCATGGAGGTCATGTCCGTCGAGGCCGCGAAAATGCAGGAATCGACCACGGATTCGCGGGCCTGAGCGTCGTCGTGCACGCTGAAGGAGAACAGCACGGTG
Protein-coding sequences here:
- a CDS encoding DUF1328 domain-containing protein, whose protein sequence is MLRAALVLFVIAIIAALLGFGGIAGAATGIAKIAFFVFLVLAIISLVTGRSVTA
- a CDS encoding inorganic diphosphatase, with the translated sequence MAHPWHDIPIGPEAPEWIQAVVEIPKGSKVKYELDKETGLLRVDRMLYSSVIYPANYGFIPQTLGDDNDPLDILVLMQEPVVPLSTLRARPIGLMNMHDQGEGDEKIISVHLDDPAFNGYYHIWELQEHHLKELRRFFLDYKVLEEKEVVVEDFLGPDKARAVIQDGMARYRQTIRD